Part of the Gemmatimonadota bacterium genome, CGGCGCCAGCCAGGTCGACGTGCCAGATGGTCAGGGACTCACCGGGACCCTTGGTGTACGGACCCCATCCCAACGCGTTTCGAATACAACCGGGACCGGAAGTCTCTTCCTTGGTGTCGGAACCCTCATACGGATCCGGTACGATGCCTTTGAACACCCCGTCAAGATCGAAAAGGGTTATGTGGTCATACATCCCCTTCCTCAGCCCGACGCCAGCCCGAAGGCCCGGATTATTAGCCTGCGTCAGGTTACGCGGATCGCCCCAGAGCATACCCATGCCTTCGGCCGACTGCCCGGTCTGCGTCTTGGCGGTCCAGGTGCTGATATCCGTGGTGTCGGTCATCCTGCCGCCGCTTGTGAACAACGTCGCGTTCGCGGTAATGTCACCCGAAACCGCGTTGTTCCGGATCGTAGCGTCGGTCAGATACTTCGTCATACTACCGATGTACCAGTTGTACACACCCCGAAGGTCGGCAACCCACCACTCGTGAGTCTGAAACAAGCCGATGGAGGGCGCTTCGAAGATATCCAGCGCCGCTTCGGCGTCCAGATCTCCCATTGGCCCCCTGCCATCGCCTTCCAGCACCATCAGGGAGGCTTCGCCCACGTGCATGGGATTGAAGAGGCCGAGGGTCGTGTTCCAGAGATAGGTGTCCACACCATCGATACCGGGTGCATCTTCGTCGAACATGGTGACCAGGCCCGAATAGAAACGCGGCCCGTAAGGCGGCCGGTCGAATCGACCTGAATTGATCAGGTCTACCGGGGTCGCGAGGGGCATGGTTCTGCGAAACACGCCGGGAGGCTGCTTGTCGTCACCGCCGCCTCCACCAGAGACGCCTCCGCCCTGCGGAGAACGGGCCACCCCAATATCGAAGTCATAGTTGAAGATCGCGAAGAAGTTCTTGATGACGATGTCTTTCTGGACATTCTTTCCATCTAATAGAATGTCAACTTCGCCTGTAACGTCCAACACGTTGCGAAGAAGTATGAAATCGTTGGTATGGCCGTAGCCGTAACTGAAACTGTACGACTGGCGATGAACGTTAACCCCGTTGTTGGTTTTGAATGTCGTGTCCGTAATAAACGGCTCGCGGTAACCACCCGGTCCTACGGTGCCGAGACCAAAACCGTCGCTTCCCATACCGCCCAGATCCGACCAGTAACCCGTGGGTAGGTGGACCGGCGCGAGCTTCGGGAATCTGTAGACGTTGTTGGTTCCTACGAAAGCGCCCTCGACGCGGTCGCTTCCGGCTCCCGCCTTCGACACGTCGGGAAGATATGCGGTTATCCCGAAGGCGCTCGCCCATAACGGCTGGTCAAATCCGCCCGTCGGGTACGTAAAAGACGGAAAACCCATTGACGGAGCCATGCTTCGACCGGAACCACGCCAACCGTTGTGGGTGAAGGTGTCGCTCAATTCCGAATTCATATTGACCATGTAATGGTTGCCGGCGAGAAATGCCGACTCTTTTTCGCCTATGGCCAACTCCTCCGGAATCCGGCTGTTAATCGGCTCCAGACGATCGCGGGACGGAGCATCAGGCCGGGCGTTGAGAAATTGGGATATCCCAAAAACCGCCAATGCCGCGATTGCGACCGCGCCGGCTACAATATATCGACGCCAATTCTTCAAAACGAACCTCCTTTTCCGGCGACGTCAGGTGATACGCCGCCAGAGCATTCGGGTCGTGAAAGCACGCGATTACGCGCGTGCTTTCACGGATTTTGTGAAACTACCAGGACAGGTTGAGGCCTACCCATATATCGCGCGGTTGATTGTTCTGGGTGCCGATCCCGCCGACGGGTCCGCCGTTTATCCCCACCGGATCGCCACGACGCTGCCAGCGGTCGGAAGCCGAAAAGGTGGAGCCCGTGATGACACTGTAGACGTTTACGCGATCGAAGAGGTTGTTGACCTGGGTGAATACACCGAGACTCACGTTACCCAGATCGAACGACTTCTGCGCATAAAGATCGGTGGTCCAGGTCCACGGAGATCGCCTGGACGAGGCAAGCAGCCCGAGGGGATCGACGATATCCTCACTCGACGTACGGTACTGATTGCCGCTTTGCGCCTTGGTCAGGAACGACGCGGTTATCCCGTAAGGAAGCTCCAACAGCAGGTTCGTTACTATACGGTGGCGCCGATCAAACTGCGTATACTCCCGTATATAGGTCACCGGCACAGGCGTGCCGTCCACGAAATCTGCGAAAGAAGTAACCGTATCACCGTTGCGCTCGCGGAACGACAGTGGCGTAATCAAATCAGTGGTAAACGCCAGGGTGTAGTTGGCTCGCAGGGAGAAACGATTGGCCATCTGCCGCCTGAACGAAAGTTCAAGACCCCGGGTATCCTGCGCGTAAGTGGGAAGCAGGACGGAGATCTCGCGTTGAGAACCGCCGATGAAGGCAGTCTCAGGAGCAAAGAGCCACTGCAGCGGCAGACTGTTCACATCACGGAAATACCCGGTGGCATCCAGATAGTATCCCGGATAAATCTCGGCCTGCAGACCCATTTCGTAGTTCGTCGACTTCTGGTACGGCAGGTCCGGATTTCCGTGATTCCTTTCGAACGGAGAGGACTGCACAAGACCGTCGTACAGGTTGTTCAACGGAGGACGCTGGTTGAATATACCGTACGAGTAGTGCAACGCCGCCCGGTCCGTAATCGGATGGGAGATACCCAGCCGGGGAGCCAGCGCGGTCTTTATCGAAGGTTCGATGGTCCGGTAGTCCGGGTCGTCGTGAATGGTAAGAGGGCCCGAACGAGGACGGAACGGATTGATCGCATTGGCGTTCGCGTTGAAGATATCCAGGCGCAAGCCCGCGTTAACCACCAGGCTGCCGTATTCGATACGGTCCTGCATGTACGCGAAGTATTCGTACGGGTAGACGTGGGTCTGCCGTCCCGACAACGGAAGGATACTATTGGACGGGTCCGCGTTCAATTCGTTGAAAAGCGGCACGGCGGCGCCACGCGCGGGCCCCCGGGCGTTCTCCTCGAAATCATACAGGGTAATTCCGAGACCCGCCTTGAACTGGTGGTTCGACGTGACCTGGCTTGTGATGGAGAAGTTGGCGTCGGTCTTGAACGGGCGCAGACTGCTGTAATTACCGAAATCGATCGACGCGTATGCTTCGTCGCCATACACAAGGTATCCGCTCTGAGAGCCCTGCTCCGTCGGGTTGTAGCCTAGAGAGGAGATGAATTCCGGCGAATCGCCCGGAAGCGGCTCTTTCCCGTACTTGGGATTGTAACGCTCGTTGTACTCGCGCAAATGACTGAAACGGACTTCATAGAAAGTGCGCGTACTGAGCGTGTGGGTGAAAGCTACGTTGAAATGCAGACGACCGTTGTAGGCCTGGTTTCTTCCTTCGGCGATGTACTTCCAACCGTAAGGCGTGCTACGCTGCCCTTTCTTGCTGAAGAAACCCTCATCCTCGATGAGCCCGGACATGGACAGCTTCATACTGGTCCTCGGCCGGTAAGTCGCCTTGACGAATGCATTCATCAGACGGCTGTAGTCGTGAGGATTCCGCCCCCAGCTTTCGTTGAACCGACCGGAAGCGAACCAGTTCAGCTTGCCGCCCAACGGCCCGCCCATGCCGAAATCGATCTGCACCGGGCGCTTCTCGGTCCGGTTGTTGCGGGCGAACGCATTGTACTTGTCCGGGTGAAAAACGCGGTCGACGGACTTGCTGGCTTCGTCGGAGACCGGAGCGCCATTCGTGAGATACGAGAAATTCAGGGACTCGATCTCCGGATTGATCCGATCATAGTCCCAGTAGTAGTTGTCGCGGCTGTAACTCGCCGTCCAACCGTCTGCGGGGCCGGTCGTGATCAACGTATCGAACGGGTCTTTCAGCCTCAGGCCGTCCTCGGCCCTGGCCGGATCATTATTGAACTTGTTCGTCTTCTCGATCGCGTCGTCTATCGCAGTGCGGAGATCATCTTCCGACAGGGTGCCGGCCCGGTACGCGTCGGCCAAATCCATGTCCGGCGGCTTGGCCCAGTTGAGTCCCTTCTGGCCCAGAGTGCGGTATTCGAAGTTACCGCTGAATTGCGAACCGCCGTCCCTCGTTACGACGGAGGTGATACCGGACAGTGCATTCACGTACTCTGCGTTGAACGTACCCGTCTTGACCTCAAGTTCCTGGATCATGTACGGATTGATCTCGAATGCCTGAGCCCTGTTTTGATGCTGGCCCGTCACCGTGGAACCGTCGACCGTGGTCTGCTGGTCCTGGGCGCGGCCGCCGCGGAGGTTTCCGGCGAAGCTGCCCGCCGTGGTCAGGACCACTTCGGCGATATTCACGATGGGAAGCGCCTGGATTTCCTCGGCGTCCACGATGGTCCGCGTGGAGGTAAGGCTCTTCTCCACCAGGTCCCGAGTCGCCACGACCTCGACCGCTTCGGCGGATTCCAGTATCGTGGATTCCAGTTCGAAGTTCAACGTGGTGGTAAGGTCGGCGTTGACTCCCGTACCCACCACACGCAACGGAACGTAACCGATGACGTTCACCACCAGGGTATAGGTACCGGGCGGTACGTTCAGGATGAAATACTCGCCCATGTCATTCGCCATCGCACCCATTACCGTGCCCTCAACGCGAACACTGGCTGCCGGCAGCGGTTCCCGCGTCGCCTGATCGACCACGACACCGGAAATCTTACCCAGCGACAACTGCGCCAGCGCATCCGTCGAGAAACTGAGCAATAACGCAAAGGCGAACGCGAAGCGTAAAGCTCGTGAAATTATGGTAGACATCTAATTCACTCCTCGTTTGACAGAGCCCTTCTGAGTATTGTCAGCTTGCCCCGGCCTGCTGACGGTATCTAAGCATTGCAGACTCAACTTCAAAATCGAAACGTACGTTGGTAACACTCACCTCCCTCCAGCGATAGTAATGGGGCAATAGTATATAATGAATAATCCTAATACCTTTATGTTAGAACCGACATACGAATGGCCGCGTGCAAGGGCGTGAACACGCGACGAAACAACGGTAATTGAAAGCGCAGGAATTCAAATCGTTTATCAAATGCAAACAGCGTGCCAGATTTCAAACGACTTGCCAATACGCGTCCGGCTGTATCCGAAACTCCATGGGACTCTAAGTAAAACAAGACCGTCAGCCGTATTCCGCCCACTGCATGGGGCCGATGCGGACGACAAGAAACACGAAATAAATTTCATCCTTCCATGTAGACTGAAACGAATTGCATAACACGGCCCGAACCCATTACAATATCATACTCATCGCAATACCCGCGCCCGCCGCCATATCTTCCTTGACATTATGCACGGACCCGCATAAGGTGTTGCGCTGGTGATGGTTCGGTTGTGTTTAGTTATTCGCTTGCAACGATTAGTAAGTATATATGCGGTCCTTTTCATAGTCAACATTTTATTTCATTTTTTTCAAAAAAGTACGCGATAGGTAGTTTCGGGCTTGAAGAAAAGCGGGTTCGAGCGGCTGCGGGAAGAAAAGCGGGTTCGCATGGAAAACAGGGCATGGTTTCAGTGCATAGAAGGCTGCAGCGAAACCTATCCTCTGAACGAAATCATCTATCGATGCCGTGTCTGCGGGGGCCTCCTCGACGTCGCCCATGACCTGGAAAGCCTCGGGGCCCGCGGCGCCGCGGCCTGGATGAGGCTGTTCGACGAGCGGTACCGGCGAACGGACTATCCCTACGGGAGCTCGGTCTGGGGAAAGAAGGAATGGGTCTGTCCCGCGGTGGACGATCAGCACGTCGTCTCCATCTACGAGGGCGGCAGCAACCTGTTCTGGGCCGAGCGGCTCGGCAGGGAACTCGGCCTCGACGACCTGTGGGTGAAACAGTGCGGAAACAACCACACCGGTTCATTCAAGGACCTGGGCATGACCGTGCTGGTCTCCATGGTGAACCAGATGATAGCGGAAGGCAAAGGAATCAGGGGGATCGCGTGCGCATCCACGGGAGACACCTCGGCTTCGCTGGCGGCCTACTGCGCCTCGGCGGGCATCCCGGCCATCGTGTTTCTGCCCAGGGACAAGGTTTCCGTGACCCAGCTCATACAGCCCATCTCCCACGGCGCGCTGACCCTATCGCTGGATACGGATTTCGATGGATGCATGGAGATCGTCCAGCAGGTGGCGGAAAACGAGGGCATCTACCTGGCGAATTCCATGAACTCCCTGCGCCTGGAGGGGCAGAAGACGATCGGGATCGAGATCTGCCAGCAGTTCGACTGGGAGGTGCCCGACCTGATCATCATCCCGGGCGGAAACCTGGGCAATGTCTCCGCGCTGGGCAAGGGATTCCTGATGATGGAGGAGCTCGGGCTGATCGACAAGCGCCCGCGCATCGTCTGCGCGCAGGCCGCGCGGGCCAATCCGCTCTACCTGAGCTACCTGAAGGGGTTCGGCGAATACGAACCCGTCCATGCCGAAAAGACCGTTGCCAGCGCCATTCAGATCGGCAACCCCGTCAGCTACAAACGCGCGGTGCGCGTGTTGCGGACCTTCGACGGCAAAGTCGAACAGGCCACCGAGGACGAAATCGCGAACGCCTCCGCCCGGGGCGATCTTACCGGACTCTACAACTGTCCGCACACGGGCGTCGCGCTGGCGGCGCTCTTCAAAATGGTCGAACGGGGCGAGATTCACGCCTCGGACCGTGTCATCATCATCTCCACGGCGAACGGCCTGAAGTTCACCGATTTCAAAGTCGGATACCACGAAAACCGGCTGAACGACGTCAAAGTGAAACATGGACAGTCTCCCCTCGAACTTCCCGCCCGTTACGATGACGTGGTACGGGCGATCGACCGGACGCTGGCATGATGAGAGCGATACCGACCACCGGCGCGACCGCCTTTCCCGTGGCCGGAGCCCTGCTGACCCTTGCCCTGCTCGTCCTCGCCTGCGGCGGTCCTTTGCAGTTCCGCGGCGGACCTTCCGGGCCGGAACGCCGCCTGGCAGAGGACATAGGCCGGATCCTGGACCACCCGGACCTGGCGCCCATGACCATAGGCGTGAAAGTCGTGTCGCCGGTCACCGGCCGAACCCTCTTCTCGCGGCATTCCGGCGGACTGTTTCATCCCGCGTCCAATACGAAGCTGTTCACCGCCGCGGGCGTCCTGCGTACCATGGGACCGGACTATCGCTATCTGACGACCGTGTTCGGCGACGGAGACGCCTATGCCAGGGGCGATACCCTCTACACTTCGCTTTATCTTCTCGGCCGCGGAGACCCACTGCTGGAATCGGCGCACCTGGACAGCCTCGCCGTCGTCGTCGCCGAATGGTGCGGGACGCGGGTCATCGCGGGCGACATCGTCGTCGACGACGCCTACCTGGACGGGGTACCCTACGGCGAAGGATGGATGTGGGACGACGTGCAGTACAGCTACTCCGCCTCGCTGAACGCGCTCTCGGTGAACGGCAACAGCGTGTGGATCGGTGTATCTCCCGGCGCCGCCGTCGGCGCGCCCGTGACGGTCCGAGTGGATCCGCCGACGACGTCCGTCACCTTCGAAGTGGAGGCCCTGACGGCGGCGGCCGGGGATACGTCGGCCGTCGAACCGCTCCGGGTCGAACGGGACTGGCCGGCGCGGTCCAACCGAATCGTCGTGACCGGCCGCCTCGGGATGGACGCGAAAGAGCAGGCATACTACCGGTCCGTCGAAGAACCCGGGCTGTACGCGGGAAACCTGTTCCGGGACACGCTGCAGGGCCGCGGCATCCGCGTCACCGGCCCCGTGCGAAGGGGGATCACGCCGACGCGCGCACGGGCGCTGGCGACGTGGTCATCGCCGGTGCCCGGGGCCCTGGCCCTTTTGCTCAAGTACAGCAGCAACCTGACGGCGGAACTGCTCGTTAAAACCATGGGACGCCACGTCACAGGCGAGACGGGTACGGCCGTCGACGGTCTGGCCGCGCTGCGGGGGGTCCTGACGGACTATATCGCCCTGGACCCGGCCGCCTACCGGTTCGCCGACGGTTCCGGCCTGTCGTGGTACAACTACGTGTCCCCCGACCAGATCGTGGACCTGCTGACGGCCATGTACCACGATGCCGCGATCGGCGGGAGCTTTCGGGAGGCATTGCCCGTCGCGGGAGTGGACGGCTCCCTGAGGAACCGGATGAAGGATACGGCGGCCATGGGCAATCTCCGGGCGAAGACCGGCACCCTGACCGGCGTGAGCTGCCTGAGCGGCTATGTAAGCACCCGGGACGGCGAACCCCTGGTCTTCTCGATCATGATGAACAATTTCGTCGGCCCGGCGTCGACCGCCCGTCGAGCGCAGGATGAAATCGGCGTCCTGCTGGCGGGTTTCAGTCGAAAGTGACCTGATTGAATCAACTGCCCGGAAGGGGTCGAACATGGCGGGTTCCAGGGATCCACACGTAGAAGGCCGGGTCAACCGGGCGCACTATTCGAGCAAGACGGAACTGTCGGCGCGGCTTTTTGCCGTCCTGGACCTGACTGCGGAGGATCGGGGACTGAAGCTGATTCCCCAGCTCTCCCGGGCGGTGAGGCGGGGAGACGTCCTGGAACTCATCTGCACCGACGAAGAAGACGCCGGTCCGGGTTCGAAGGTGAACCGGGCCGCCTACATCGGCTTCGCGGAAGTTTCGGAAACGGGTTTGCTGCTGTGCGGCGATACCGTCACCGTCCGGCAGGAAGAGATCGGGGAGATCGCGGGATTCGACGAGACGCACCTGCCCAACCATCTGAACGTCGTGCTTCGGTCGAACCGTTGCGGCACGGGCCGAGAAAGAGAACTTCCCCTGGACGTGCCGATCACCTTTTCCGGCATATGCGCGGATACGGACCGGGACATCGGATTCTGAGCCCCTGGCCGGCCGCCTGGTACGCCGATCGCCCGATCCGTCGAGCGCCTGGTCCACCTGCCTGGCCCACCCGGCACCGGTCCGAAGACCCCGCGCGGCCAACGGCGTTCCTCCCAACCTACCGTCCGCCGGCCAGTTCTTCCCGCAACGCGACGTAACTGTCGTATCGCTCCCTGGACACGGCTCCCGCCGACAAGGCGGTCCGCAGGGTGCAGTCCGGTTCGTGGACGTGCGTACAATCGTGAAACCTGCAGCCCGACAGGTGGTCGCGCATTTCGGGGAACAGTTCCGGCAGCTCGCGGGGCGACACGTCCCACAGGCTGAATTCCCGGATTCCCGGAGAATCGATGACCAGGCCGCCGGCAACGAGCCTGTGCGCGGCGAGATAGGTGGTGGTATGCCGGCCCCGGCCCGTCGTCCGGTTCACCTCGCGAATCCGGAGTCCCAGACCGGGCTGTATGGCGTTGAGCAGGGAGGTCTTTCCCGCGCCGGACGGACCCGCGATCGCGGATGTCCTGTTCCGTAGCGTGGCCTTCAGCACATCGACCCCCTGCATGGTCACGGCGCTGGTCGGGATGACGCGGAAACCGGCCCTTGTGTAGATCCCCGGTATATCCGGATCCGCGTCCGTCGCCAGGTCTATCTTGTTCAGGCAGATGACCGGGGCCAGGTTGCCGGCTTCCGCGGCCACGAGCAGGCGGTCCAGCAACTGCAGATTCGGCTGCGGGTTCCTCACGGCGAAGACGACGACGAGATAGTCGGCATTGGCGATCATGATCTGCTCGACGCGCCGCCTGCCGGGGGCGAGACGGGAGAGTTTCGAGCGGCGGGGAAGCACCTCTTCTATGGCGCCCGTTTCCCCCTGGTCCTCCACGACGCGCACGCGGTCGCCGATGGCAACCGGGTTCACCGCTTCAATGCGGCCGACCTGCTCCACGGAGTGATGCCGGTCGTCCCGCTCCGGATAGATCAGCGCTTTCTTCATCCTGCTGCGCAGCGCGCAGGCGAGGATCCCGTGCCGGGTCTCCACGTCGAACACGCCCCGGTGTTCCCTGATTACGATGCCTTCCATGGTATTCATGATCGAAATGCCGGCTCCCCGGCCGTTTCTCCGGCCATCGTTTCCCGATTCTCCGGTCTGGGCCGGCCCGGTTCGCCTGTCAGGCCGTCCGGGTCCATGCCGCCTGGTCCGCCTGGTCCGCCTGGCCCGCCTGGCCCGTGCACAACGTGTACAACAGCCGCCGCATGACGAGTTCGGGCGACAGCGTGCTGGTCTTCAGCGCTATATCGGCCTCGGACAGCGCCTCGAAACCGTTTAACAGGTCTCGTCCCGCAAGGAGCCTGGACTGGGCGGCGTAGCGGTTGTAAAACCGGTTGAACCCCCAACCCAGCTGCAGTTTCTTCTTGATATCGTCGTCGTTCCGGCGCTCCCGTTTCAGGAACCGTATCTTCCAAAGTATCACCAGATGACGGACGAAGAGCGATACGATGGCCTGGGGCGCGTCGCCGCCGTCAATCGCGCGCTGGTAGGCGCCCAGCGCCCTGGCCAGGTCTTTCTCGCCCACGGCCTCGGCGATGTCGAATACCGAACCTGCGCGAACGGGTCCGAGCGAACTTTCCACGTCTCCGGCCGCTATCGTTTCCCGGCCGCCGACGAACACGGCCAGCTTTTCCAGCTCTCCGGCCAGTTCCCCCAGGTCCTGCCCCACGACGGCCTGCAACTGGTGGGCGGCCTCCGAGGTCAGGCGCTTCCCGTAGCGCCGCGCGTGCTGCTGAAGCCATGCCGGAACCCGTTCGGGAAACAGCGGGTAGAACACCACCGAAACCGCCGCCGCCGCCAGCCGTCCGTACAGTT contains:
- a CDS encoding TonB-dependent receptor; this encodes MSTIISRALRFAFAFALLLSFSTDALAQLSLGKISGVVVDQATREPLPAASVRVEGTVMGAMANDMGEYFILNVPPGTYTLVVNVIGYVPLRVVGTGVNADLTTTLNFELESTILESAEAVEVVATRDLVEKSLTSTRTIVDAEEIQALPIVNIAEVVLTTAGSFAGNLRGGRAQDQQTTVDGSTVTGQHQNRAQAFEINPYMIQELEVKTGTFNAEYVNALSGITSVVTRDGGSQFSGNFEYRTLGQKGLNWAKPPDMDLADAYRAGTLSEDDLRTAIDDAIEKTNKFNNDPARAEDGLRLKDPFDTLITTGPADGWTASYSRDNYYWDYDRINPEIESLNFSYLTNGAPVSDEASKSVDRVFHPDKYNAFARNNRTEKRPVQIDFGMGGPLGGKLNWFASGRFNESWGRNPHDYSRLMNAFVKATYRPRTSMKLSMSGLIEDEGFFSKKGQRSTPYGWKYIAEGRNQAYNGRLHFNVAFTHTLSTRTFYEVRFSHLREYNERYNPKYGKEPLPGDSPEFISSLGYNPTEQGSQSGYLVYGDEAYASIDFGNYSSLRPFKTDANFSITSQVTSNHQFKAGLGITLYDFEENARGPARGAAVPLFNELNADPSNSILPLSGRQTHVYPYEYFAYMQDRIEYGSLVVNAGLRLDIFNANANAINPFRPRSGPLTIHDDPDYRTIEPSIKTALAPRLGISHPITDRAALHYSYGIFNQRPPLNNLYDGLVQSSPFERNHGNPDLPYQKSTNYEMGLQAEIYPGYYLDATGYFRDVNSLPLQWLFAPETAFIGGSQREISVLLPTYAQDTRGLELSFRRQMANRFSLRANYTLAFTTDLITPLSFRERNGDTVTSFADFVDGTPVPVTYIREYTQFDRRHRIVTNLLLELPYGITASFLTKAQSGNQYRTSSEDIVDPLGLLASSRRSPWTWTTDLYAQKSFDLGNVSLGVFTQVNNLFDRVNVYSVITGSTFSASDRWQRRGDPVGINGGPVGGIGTQNNQPRDIWVGLNLSW
- the thrC gene encoding threonine synthase, which encodes MENRAWFQCIEGCSETYPLNEIIYRCRVCGGLLDVAHDLESLGARGAAAWMRLFDERYRRTDYPYGSSVWGKKEWVCPAVDDQHVVSIYEGGSNLFWAERLGRELGLDDLWVKQCGNNHTGSFKDLGMTVLVSMVNQMIAEGKGIRGIACASTGDTSASLAAYCASAGIPAIVFLPRDKVSVTQLIQPISHGALTLSLDTDFDGCMEIVQQVAENEGIYLANSMNSLRLEGQKTIGIEICQQFDWEVPDLIIIPGGNLGNVSALGKGFLMMEELGLIDKRPRIVCAQAARANPLYLSYLKGFGEYEPVHAEKTVASAIQIGNPVSYKRAVRVLRTFDGKVEQATEDEIANASARGDLTGLYNCPHTGVALAALFKMVERGEIHASDRVIIISTANGLKFTDFKVGYHENRLNDVKVKHGQSPLELPARYDDVVRAIDRTLA
- the dacB gene encoding D-alanyl-D-alanine carboxypeptidase/D-alanyl-D-alanine-endopeptidase codes for the protein MMRAIPTTGATAFPVAGALLTLALLVLACGGPLQFRGGPSGPERRLAEDIGRILDHPDLAPMTIGVKVVSPVTGRTLFSRHSGGLFHPASNTKLFTAAGVLRTMGPDYRYLTTVFGDGDAYARGDTLYTSLYLLGRGDPLLESAHLDSLAVVVAEWCGTRVIAGDIVVDDAYLDGVPYGEGWMWDDVQYSYSASLNALSVNGNSVWIGVSPGAAVGAPVTVRVDPPTTSVTFEVEALTAAAGDTSAVEPLRVERDWPARSNRIVVTGRLGMDAKEQAYYRSVEEPGLYAGNLFRDTLQGRGIRVTGPVRRGITPTRARALATWSSPVPGALALLLKYSSNLTAELLVKTMGRHVTGETGTAVDGLAALRGVLTDYIALDPAAYRFADGSGLSWYNYVSPDQIVDLLTAMYHDAAIGGSFREALPVAGVDGSLRNRMKDTAAMGNLRAKTGTLTGVSCLSGYVSTRDGEPLVFSIMMNNFVGPASTARRAQDEIGVLLAGFSRK
- the rsgA gene encoding ribosome small subunit-dependent GTPase A; amino-acid sequence: MNTMEGIVIREHRGVFDVETRHGILACALRSRMKKALIYPERDDRHHSVEQVGRIEAVNPVAIGDRVRVVEDQGETGAIEEVLPRRSKLSRLAPGRRRVEQIMIANADYLVVVFAVRNPQPNLQLLDRLLVAAEAGNLAPVICLNKIDLATDADPDIPGIYTRAGFRVIPTSAVTMQGVDVLKATLRNRTSAIAGPSGAGKTSLLNAIQPGLGLRIREVNRTTGRGRHTTTYLAAHRLVAGGLVIDSPGIREFSLWDVSPRELPELFPEMRDHLSGCRFHDCTHVHEPDCTLRTALSAGAVSRERYDSYVALREELAGGR
- the holA gene encoding DNA polymerase III subunit delta encodes the protein MNPEQLIEQIERGRIDPVYFFTGDEAYRKEEAIDALVARVIDPGTEAFCLDVFRGDESDATAILTAASLVPMMTDRRIVVARDFHRLPQKDREAVADYAERPASSTVLVLEAPRVNLKTKLYGRLAAAAVSVVFYPLFPERVPAWLQQHARRYGKRLTSEAAHQLQAVVGQDLGELAGELEKLAVFVGGRETIAAGDVESSLGPVRAGSVFDIAEAVGEKDLARALGAYQRAIDGGDAPQAIVSLFVRHLVILWKIRFLKRERRNDDDIKKKLQLGWGFNRFYNRYAAQSRLLAGRDLLNGFEALSEADIALKTSTLSPELVMRRLLYTLCTGQAGQADQADQAAWTRTA